In Dermacentor andersoni chromosome 4, qqDerAnde1_hic_scaffold, whole genome shotgun sequence, the following proteins share a genomic window:
- the LOC126536885 gene encoding uncharacterized protein isoform X2: protein MQDDQRGRSVRHLYRCIQTTAHTCATQGAHSAASIAVQWLHRVRSAGHILSVLDDVGAHCAPPQTRRSGVGLEAESTGSQCPAPTPVQSQDAGQRLRQNVDLEFGSWKQVYEFAVEEPFPEVSLGIDFLRRSQCVINFETATLLVGGIRGEKVQLLNAKDISSQSMVALAPRTSVL, encoded by the exons ATGCAGGATGACCAGCGCGGACGATCAGTTCGACATCTGTATCGCTGCATACAAACGACAGCGCATACGTGCGCAACGCAAGGCGCCCACAGTGCTGCAAGCATTGCAG TGCAATGGCTTCACCGTGTGCGCTCTGCTGGACACATCCTGTCCGTTCTCGACGATGTCGGAGCACACTGTGCACCGCCTCAG ACTCGGCGATCAGGTGTTGGCTTGGAAGCAGAGTCCACCGGAAGCCAGTGCCCTGCACCAACACCTGTTCAATCTCAGGACGCCGGTCAGAGGCTGCGTCAAAATGTGGACTTGGAATTCGGCTCTTGGAAGCAAGTATACGAGTTCGCCGTGG aagAACCTTTTCCAGAAGTCAGCCTTGGAATAGACTTCTTGAGAAGATCGCAG TGCGTCATCAACTTTGAGACTGCCACGTTGCTGGTTGGAGGCATCAGAGGCGAGAAGGTACAGCTGCTCAATGCCAAAGACATATCATCTCAAAGCATGGTGGCACTAGCACCAAGGACCAGTGTGCTGTAG
- the LOC126536885 gene encoding uncharacterized protein isoform X4: MTSADDQFDICIAAYKRQRIRAQRKAPTVLQALQDRAASGLSGQVNGLPPRLINSVNGPPLDENASLKRMHVPPMVNCECNGFTVCALLDTSCPFSTMSEHTVHRLRLGDQVLAWKQSPPEASALHQHLFNLRTPVRGCVKMWTWNSALGSKYTSSPW, from the exons ATGACCAGCGCGGACGATCAGTTCGACATCTGTATCGCTGCATACAAACGACAGCGCATACGTGCGCAACGCAAGGCGCCCACAGTGCTGCAAGCATTGCAG GACCGAGCAGCAAGCGGCTTGTCCGGCCAAGTGAACGGACTCCCTCCGCGGCTGATTAACAGCGTCAATGGACCTCCTCTCGATGAGAACGCGTCTCTCAAGAGAATGCACGTACCACCCATGGTCAACTGTGAG TGCAATGGCTTCACCGTGTGCGCTCTGCTGGACACATCCTGTCCGTTCTCGACGATGTCGGAGCACACTGTGCACCGCCTCAG ACTCGGCGATCAGGTGTTGGCTTGGAAGCAGAGTCCACCGGAAGCCAGTGCCCTGCACCAACACCTGTTCAATCTCAGGACGCCGGTCAGAGGCTGCGTCAAAATGTGGACTTGGAATTCGGCTCTTGGAAGCAAGTATACGAGTTCGCCGTGG tag
- the LOC126536885 gene encoding uncharacterized protein isoform X3 has translation MTSADDQFDICIAAYKRQRIRAQRKAPTVLQALQDRAASGLSGQVNGLPPRLINSVNGPPLDENASLKRMHVPPMVNCECNGFTVCALLDTSCPFSTMSEHTVHRLRLGDQVLAWKQSPPEASALHQHLFNLRTPVRGCVKMWTWNSALGSKYTSSPWKNLFQKSALE, from the exons ATGACCAGCGCGGACGATCAGTTCGACATCTGTATCGCTGCATACAAACGACAGCGCATACGTGCGCAACGCAAGGCGCCCACAGTGCTGCAAGCATTGCAG GACCGAGCAGCAAGCGGCTTGTCCGGCCAAGTGAACGGACTCCCTCCGCGGCTGATTAACAGCGTCAATGGACCTCCTCTCGATGAGAACGCGTCTCTCAAGAGAATGCACGTACCACCCATGGTCAACTGTGAG TGCAATGGCTTCACCGTGTGCGCTCTGCTGGACACATCCTGTCCGTTCTCGACGATGTCGGAGCACACTGTGCACCGCCTCAG ACTCGGCGATCAGGTGTTGGCTTGGAAGCAGAGTCCACCGGAAGCCAGTGCCCTGCACCAACACCTGTTCAATCTCAGGACGCCGGTCAGAGGCTGCGTCAAAATGTGGACTTGGAATTCGGCTCTTGGAAGCAAGTATACGAGTTCGCCGTGG aagAACCTTTTCCAGAAGTCAGCCTTGGAATAG
- the Pi4KIIIalpha gene encoding phosphatidylinositol 4-kinase alpha yields the protein MAVSYSDRKFFFTAVQHLARSLACMRPTPPDKLDNLLRLCPQESSPQGTFRIDQRGQEAVIATGIYFLESGFQYKDKIVPYFLKLLRGLSKAVWLDEIKLNDQERIPVSERFAFCLGTLLSDIAYLCEDLREEIITAQIDFLAVLVNICKSFADAQTPRGSTGKVTLCRAIVPLLIGTARALGRAKASSPPLFCEIFPQPAKVVPSTEDAPRPRSNSNTGNTLPKRRTFNNFRPIIPRSLSELSQLTHKNKSCHEYDDDEFSRRSSLQSQSVSYDPTTYFFTKHGSSYSQMHGTPRIQNPLMLSISKLQTILGLAKKILAKDLLQFLDNQAVEVYNTGQLRLFPYKSFNEVLNLVMLMLLQELLCHQTGHPAPFTKDVQEFVKVLFLNGQTELQSKNHDACEKEDRESNYATANRFKLNVQANAACVDLLVWATTDENGAETLCGFLYDKINSPCNVKLALGHMPLLLVCLEGFGKLAEKFPNIAQTSISTLRDFLVNSSPILTKLHYQNSNSASRTGGAGAAGIGIAESSQASHKSGTLTASMAAYEKLCDTAIENLCRALRVGLQQDPECVQAFLASVSIRLYQAENKDLEPSLVATNTILALGHVAVALKDTPKTTKSILQFFQQKFCQPASPLDSFIIDQLGCMVIAKVDHTVYEEIMKMFTMITVESSSAYNVGSVEDRKQGYRHVSLAVINALANVAASLQGEEDQLELLGTLLELFVQLGLEGRRASEKQAALKASSSAGNLGVLIPVIAVLIRRLPPVIDPKPRLHKLFWDFWLYSVVMGFTSESGLWPREWYDGVREIAAKSPLLVSKEHLRSVLQYNSAIRNDTVSLGELQELKNQILKQLKTEHSQDVSAVVNKLNFSQCTYLLSVLRLETLRVQNMHGENSFHNMVKYMEFSTIQKDKAGMWQCIMAVADKVFMVLLDVMSNKPRKKERDEELEKHATFLLLKFNHPQKQIRRVADKYLSALVDTFPHLLWSGKVLWTMLNILHVLAKSLELDSNELISELPVPGTSYVLTLTDTMEARESIVQDFAARCQGIVQEAVKWAPIITRSHLEEYLACYSYTADGLTQHSGVALAIESVLQFAGLNNYSAPLPSSTLDKWPSCVKNNCSEFVCSMGLRCRFAGEITGLLMDAEDAEVMHKELSARLLSQLKQSWEKKDERMHKECIFRVCALLIHCSGTDRALLHALCWSPVELFTEEAVRGTVSCWQWLLAARPDLELQFLQEMSAAWHMTVDKKIGLFSEDPPQTDPSAAHEGMVLEPKPPFVQPHTIWVRFLAERIETAKYSSLDQVEIFAHILHRSFSVNIGQDKNHCCRHVAAVGTQFRLLTAGLSLLQGDVLPHGIGKSVLRERIYSAALDYFCGPQMCPTQQGADLRDDINVLVKFWLAVHADKKYLKATTISDIWETSTQSNLSVIMNPDLRGSTEVLQSRSTPTGWINTVPLSSNMSTISRRSSAGRGSAIKDASTEVFVRDYLKKRNLILGLLAVEIEFLITWYNPLSTWERSVTGEDAIATWRSQPVIDRSMKDVARLSWETSPCLAIYVPCRFKTSDTIRAEVSRLVQRNPTAVCHLPEALQYLTTPENVLGDHLDLNHMLTWARVSPIKALAYFSRQFPPHPITAQYAVRVLSSFPPDTVLFYIPQIMQAVRYDAMGYVTEFIKTAASKSQLLAHQMIWNMKTNMYLDEEGMQQDPDLYEHFDHIMRHIVNFLSGPAKQFYEREFDFFQKITAISGEIRVFPKGAERKKACLTELSKIVVQPGCYLPSNPEAVVIDIDYKSGTPMQSAAKAPFLARFKVCRCGIKELESRAMSVAQTGRPQLSTGNEYWQAAIFKVGDDVRQDMLALQVISLFKNVFNQVGLDLYLFPYRVVATAPGCGVIECVPNAKSRDQLGRQTDIGMYEYFIKKYGDESTTAFREARRNFIKSMAAYSVVGFLLQIKDRHNGNIMLDTDGHIIHIDFGFMFESSPGGNLGFEPDIKLTDEMVMIMGGKMEAAPFRWFMELCVRAYLAVRPYREDIVTLVSLMLDTGLPCFRGQTIKLLRSRFAPLAAEKEAAAYMQKIIRDSFLNFRTRTYDMIQYYQNQIPY from the coding sequence ATGGCGGTTTCCTACAGCGACCGTAAGTTTTTCTTCACCGCTGTGCAGCACTTGGCTCGATCTCTTGCCTGCATGAGGCCGACGCCCCCCGACAAGCTTGATAATTTGCTGCGTCTGTGCCCTCAAGAATCGTCGCCGCAGGGAACATTTCGAATTGACCAACGTGGACAGGAAGCTGTCATTGCTACGGGTATCTACTTTCTCGAATCGGGCTTCCAGTACAAGGACAAGATCGTACCTTATTTTCTCAAACTGCTTCGCGGACTTAGCAAAGCTGTATGGTTGGATGAAATTAAGCTGAACGATCAAGAACGCATCCCCGTCTCTGAGCGCTTTGCGTTTTGCCTGGGAACTCTGCTGAGTGACATCGCCTACCTTTGCGAAGACCTGCGCGAAGAGATAATCACAGCGCAGATTGACTTCTTGGCGGTGCTTGTGAACATCTGCAAGAGTTTTGCAGACGCGCAGACGCCGCGTGGTAGCACTGGAAAAGTAACCCTATGCCGTGCCATTGTACCCCTGCTCATCGGAACAGCACGGGCGCTTGGCAGGGCAAAGGCTTCGTCGCCGCCTCTCTTCTGTGAGATCTTCCCGCAGCCAGCGAAGGTGGTGCCTTCGACCGAAGATGCGCCACGGCCTCGAAGTAACAGCAATACAGGGAACACGCTGCCAAAGCGGCGTACGTTCAACAACTTCAGGCCGATTATTCCACGGTCATTGTCCGAATTAAGCCAACTCACACACAAGAACAAGTCCTGTCACGAATATGACGATGACGAATTTTCTAGAAGATCGTCGCTTCAAAGTCAGTCTGTAAGTTACGATCCCACAACATATTTTTTTACCAAGCATGGATCCAGCTACTCACAAATGCATGGAACACCAAGGATTCAGAACCCACTCATGCTTTCCATAAGCAAGCTGCAAACTATTCTCGGGCTTGCGAAAAAGATCCTTGCAAAAGATCTTCTGCAATTTTTGGATAACCAAGCAGTAGAAGTGTACAACACAGGGCAGTTGAGACTGTTTCCATACAAGTCTTTCAATGAGGTGCTGAACTTGGTGATGCTGATGTTGCTCCAAGAGCTGTTGTGCCACCAGACGGGTCATCCAGCACCCTTTACTAAAGATGTCCAAGAGTTTGTAAAAGTGCTTTTTCTGAATGGACAGACAGAACTGCAGAGCAAAAATCATGACGCCTGTGAAAAAGAAGACAGAGAATCTAACTATGCAACTGCCAACCGATTCAAATTGAATGTGCAAGCTAATGCAGCCTGTGTTGATTTGTTGGTGTGGGCTACTACTGATGAGAATGGAGCTGAGACCTTGTGCGGATTTTTGTATGATAAAATTAACTCGCCATGCAATGTCAAGCTGGCTTTAGGCCATATGCCCTTGTTGCTCGTTTGTCTGGAAGGATTTGGCAAGCTAGCCGAGAAGTTCCCCAACATTGCTCAAACGAGCATATCAACACTACGGGACTTCTTGGTCAACTCGTCTCCCATTCTGACAAAGCTCCACTACCAGAACAGCAACTCTGCCTCAAGAACTGGAGGAGCAGGAGCAGCTGGCATTGGTATTGCAGAGTCTTCACAGGCAAGCCACAAGTCAGGAACACTGACTGCTTCTATGGCAGCGTATGAGAAGCTTTGTGACACAGCTATTGAAAACTTATGCAGGGCACTGCGGGTGGGTCTGCAACAAGATCCCGAGTGTGTTCAGGCCTTTCTGGCATCAGTGTCTATCCGGCTGTATCAAGCAGAGAACAAAGACCTTGAGCCTAGTCTTGTAGCCACAAACACGATACTGGCTCTCGGTCATGTTGCAGTAGCACTAAAGGATACCCCAAAAACGACAAAGTCTATTCTTCAGTTCTTCCAGCAAAAGTTCTGCCAGCCTGCATCTCCCCTCGACTCGTTCATCATCGATCAGCTGGGCTGCATGGTGATTGCAAAGGTTGACCACACTGTTTATGAGGAAATCATGAAGATGTTTACCATGATCACTGTGGAGTCCAGCTCAGCGTACAACGTGGGCAGCGTTGAGGACAGAAAGCAAGGCTACCGTCATGTCTCCTTAGCAGTGATAAATGCTTTAGCCAATGTAGCGGCCAGCCTGCAAGGTGAAGAGGATCAGCTGGAACTTTTGGGGACTTTGCTTGAACTGTTTGTACAGTTGGGGTTGGAGGGCCGCAGGGCCAGTGAGAAACAGGCAGCGCTTAAGGCTTCCAGCAGTGCTGGAAACCTAGGAGTCCTAATTCCAGTGATCGCAGTGCTCATTCGGCGCCTTCCCCCAGTCATTGATCCCAAGCCTAGGCTTCATAAATTATTTTGGGACTTCTGGCTCTACTCTGTAGTCATGGGATTTACATCAGAGTCAGGTTTATGGCCGCGAGAATGGTATGATGGTGTTCGTGAGATTGCTGCAAAGTCCCCACTTTTAGTCTCCAAGGAGCACTTGCGTTCAGTACTGCAATACAACTCAGCCATTCGAAATGATACAGTCTCGCTTGGTGAACTGCAAGAGTTGAAGAACCAGATCTTGAAGCAACTCAAGACTGAGCACTCACAGGATGTAAGTGCTGTCGTGAACAAGCTGAATTTTTCTCAGTGCACCTACTTGCTGTCTGTGCTAAGGCTGGAAACTCTGCGAGTGCAAAACATGCATGGGGAAAACAGCTTCCACAACATGGTGAAATATATGGAGTTCTCAACAATACAGAAAGATAAAGCAGGAATGTGGCAGTGCATCATGGCTGTGGCTGACAAAGTTTTTATGGTTCTGTTAGATGTAATGTCTAATAAGCCCAGGAAGAAAGAGAGGGATGAAGAACTGGAGAAACATGCAACATTTTTGCTCTTAAAGTTCAATCATCCACAAAAGCAAATCAGACGTGTTGCCGACAAGTACCTTTCTGCACTTGTAGATACATTTCCTCATCTGCTTTGGAGTGGAAAGGTACTGTGGACAATGCTCAACATTCTCCATGTTCTGGCCAAATCACTTGAACTAGATTCAAATGAACTGATTTCAGAACTGCCAGTTCCTGGTACTTCATATGTCCTGACCCTGACAGACACCATGGAAGCGAGGGAAAGCATTGTCCAAGACTTTGCtgcacgatgccaaggcattgtTCAAGAAGCCGTCAAGTGGGCCCCAATCATAACAAGATCACACCTGGAAGAATACTTGGCGTGTTACTCGTACACTGCAGATGGTCTCACACAACACAGTGGAGTTGCATTGGCTATTGAGAGCGTCTTGCAGTTTGCTGGATTAAACAACTACTCTGCACCATTGCCATCATCGACCTTAGACAAATGGCCCAGCTGTGTGAAGAACAACTGCTCGGAATTTGTTTGCTCAATGGGCTTGCGATGCAGATTTGCAGGCGAGATCACAGGACTCCTGATGGATGCAGAAGATGCCGAAGTGATGCACAAAGAACTCTCTGCACGGCTCCTGTCTCAGTTGAAGCAGAGCTGGGAAAAGAAGGACGAGCGCATGCACAAAGAATGCATCTTCCGCGTATGTGCACTTCTCATTCACTGTTCTGGTACTGACAGAGCTTTGCTTCATGCGCTCTGTTGGTCTCCTGTGGAACTTTTCACAGAGGAGGCAGTGAGAGGCACAGTGTCATGTTGGCAGTGGCTTCTTGCTGCCAGGCCTGACCTAGAGCTTCAGTTTCTCCAAGAAATGTCTGCTGCTTGGCACATGACAGTTGACAAAAAGATAGGCCTGTTTTCAGAAGACCCGCCTCAGACAGATCCATCTGCTGCTCATGAGGGAATGGTACTAGAACCAAAGCCACCATTTGTGCAGCCTCACACTATCTGGGTACGCTTCCTTGCAGAGCGCATTGAAACAGCCAAGTACAGCAGCCTTGATCAAGTTGAAATTTTCGCTCATATTTTACACCGGTCTTTCTCCGTAAACATAGGTCAAGACAAGAACCACTGCTGCCGACATGTTGCTGCAGTTGGTACTCAGTTCCGTTTGTTGACTGCTGGCCTGTCCTTGCTTCAAGGCGATGTCTTGCCCCATGGGATTGGGAAGAGTGTGCTCCGTGAACGGATCTATTCAGCAGCCCTTGATTACTTTTGTGGTCCTCAGATGTGCCCAACACAGCAGGGTGCTGACCTACGTGATGACATCAATGTTCTTGTAAAGTTCTGGTTGGCAGTTCATGCTGACAAGAAGTACCTGAAAGCTACTACGATCTCCGATATTTGGGAAACGAGCACACAGAGCAACCTTTCTGTGATTATGAATCCAGATCTCCGCGGAAGCACCGAAGTGCTCCAGTCACGATCAACTCCAACTGGGTGGATCAACACAGTACCCCTCAGCAGTAACATGTCAACAATATCCCGGAGGTCTTCAGCTGGAAGAGGCTCGGCTATAAAAGACGCATCTACAGAAGTCTTCGTGCGGGACTACCTAAAGAAGCGAAACCTTATTCTTGGTTTACTGGCTGTGGAAATAGAGTTTCTCATCACTTGGTACAACCCACTCTCCACTTGGGAGCGCAGTGTCACTGGAGAGGATGCCATTGCCACTTGGCGAAGCCAGCCTGTCATTGATAGAAGCATGAAGGATGTAGCTAGGCTGTCCTGGGAGACCTCTCCATGCCTGGCTATTTATGTCCCTTGCCGGTTCAAGACTTCAGACACTATTCGTGCAGAAGTCTCCCGCCTTGTGCAGCGAAACCCAACTGCAGTTTGTCATCTTCCTGAGGCATTGCAGTACCTTACAACACCTGAGAATGTACTTGGTGACCATCTGGACCTAAATCACATGCTGACATGGGCACGTGTCTCACCTATCAAGGCTCTTGCGTACTTCTCAAGGCAATTCCCTCCACATCCAATTACCGCCCAGTATGCAGTCCGTGTACTGTCATCCTTTCCTCCAGACACAGTGCTGTTTTACATACCTCAAATAATGCAAGCAGTCCGCTATGATGCGATGGGGTATGTCACAGAATTTATCAAAACTGCTGCCAGCAAATCTCAGCTCCTTGCACACCAAATGATCTGGAACATGAAGACGAACATGTATCTAGATGAAGAAGGAATGCAGCAGGATCCAGACTTGTATGAGCACTTCGACCACATTATGCGCCATATTGTTAACTTCCTGTCGGGGCCTGCAAAGCAGTTCTATGAAAGAGAATTTGACTTCTTCCAGAAAATCACAGCTATTTCAGGGGAGATCAGAGTGTTTCCCAAAGGCGCAGAACGCAAGAAAGCATGCCTCACTGAACTCTCCAAGATCGTTGTTCAGCCTGGTTGCTACTTACCATCAAATCCAGAGGCCGTTGTCATAGACATTGACTACAAGTCTGGCACCCCAATGCAGAGTGCAGCAAAAGCTCCATTCCTTGCGCGCTTCAAAGTCTGTAGGTGTGGAATCAAAGAGCTAGAGTCTAGGGCAATGAGTGTCGCGCAAACAGGCAGGCCACAACTGAGCACCGGCAATGAGTACTGGCAAGCCGCAATCTTCAAGGTTGGTGATGATGTACGCCAAGATATGTTGGCTCTGCAGGTTATCAGCCTATTCAAAAATGTGTTCAATCAAGTTGGATTAGACCTGTACCTGTTTCCATACAGAGTTGTAGCCACAGCGCCTGGTTGTGGTGTGATTGAATGCGTTCCAAATGCAAAGTCTCGTGACCAGCTTGGTCGACAAACGGATATTGGCATGTACGAGTATTTCATCAAGAAGTACGGTGACGAATCAACAACAGCATTCAGAGAAGCCCGTCGGAACTTCATCAAAAGTATGGCAGCCTACAGCGTTGTCGGGTTTCTTCTTCAGATCAAAGATCGTCACAATGGCAACATCATGCTGGATACAGATGGACACATTATTCACATTGACTTTGGCTTCATGTTTGAGAGCTCGCCAGGAGGAAACCTTGGCTTTGAGCCAGATATCAAGCTTACCGATGAAATGGTCATGATCATGGGTGGGAAGATGGAGGCAGCTCCATTCCGTTGGTTCATGGAACTTTGCGTGCGGGCTTACCTGGCAGTGCGACCATATCGTGAGGACATTGTCACATTAGTCTCTCTAATGCTTGACACTGGTCTGCCCTGTTTTAGAGGCCAAACAATCAAGCTTTTAAGGTCAAGGTTTGCACCACTTGCTGCTGAGAAGGAAGCAGCAGCATACATGCAAAAAATTATCAGGGATTCATTCCTGAACTTCAGGACACGCACTTACGACATGATCCAGTACTATCAAAACCAGATTCCATACTAA
- the LOC126536885 gene encoding uncharacterized protein isoform X1: protein MQDDQRGRSVRHLYRCIQTTAHTCATQGAHSAASIAVQWLHRVRSAGHILSVLDDVGAHCAPPQTRRSGVGLEAESTGSQCPAPTPVQSQDAGQRLRQNVDLEFGSWKQVYEFAVVEEPFPEVSLGIDFLRRSQCVINFETATLLVGGIRGEKVQLLNAKDISSQSMVALAPRTSVL, encoded by the exons ATGCAGGATGACCAGCGCGGACGATCAGTTCGACATCTGTATCGCTGCATACAAACGACAGCGCATACGTGCGCAACGCAAGGCGCCCACAGTGCTGCAAGCATTGCAG TGCAATGGCTTCACCGTGTGCGCTCTGCTGGACACATCCTGTCCGTTCTCGACGATGTCGGAGCACACTGTGCACCGCCTCAG ACTCGGCGATCAGGTGTTGGCTTGGAAGCAGAGTCCACCGGAAGCCAGTGCCCTGCACCAACACCTGTTCAATCTCAGGACGCCGGTCAGAGGCTGCGTCAAAATGTGGACTTGGAATTCGGCTCTTGGAAGCAAGTATACGAGTTCGCCGTGG tagaagAACCTTTTCCAGAAGTCAGCCTTGGAATAGACTTCTTGAGAAGATCGCAG TGCGTCATCAACTTTGAGACTGCCACGTTGCTGGTTGGAGGCATCAGAGGCGAGAAGGTACAGCTGCTCAATGCCAAAGACATATCATCTCAAAGCATGGTGGCACTAGCACCAAGGACCAGTGTGCTGTAG